The DNA window GAGGTCCCGGGCGGGGTCGCTGTTGCCGTAGACGCAGCCGGTGAGGGTGCGGGCGAAGTGGAAGATCTCCAGGGCGTTGAAGGTGACCTGCTGGTCCTTCCCGCCGATCCCGACCACCGTGGTCCGCCCGCCCCGGCGGGTGGACTCCCAGGCCGCGCGGATGGTCTGCGCCCGGCCGACGCACTCGACGGCGACGTCCGCGCCCTGGCCGCCGGTCAGGGCTCGGATCTGCTTGGCGGTGGCGTCGGAGGCGAGCACGAACTCGGTGGCTCCCGCGGCCCGCGCCAGTTCCTCCTTGGCGGGAGAGACGTCGACGGCCACGATCGGGCCAGCCTGGGCGATCCGGGCCGCCTGGAGTGCGGCCAGGCCGACCCCGCCGACTCCGAACACGGCCACCGACTCGCCCGGGCGGACCTGGGCGCTGTGGTGCACCGCGCCGTAGCCGGTGAGCACCGCACAGCCGAGCAGGGCGGCCTCGGCGAGCGGGATCCCGGCGGGCGCGGGCAGCACGCAGTTGGCCGCGACCACGGTTTCCTCGGCGAACGCGGCCACGTTCAGCCCCGGGTGCAGCTCGGTGCCCTGCTCGTCGTGCGCGTAGACGGCCCCGACGCCCGTGAGCGCCTGCGCGCAGAGCCAGACCTCGCCGATGGAGCAGTGGTGGCACTGCCCGCAGGACGGGGCCCAGTTGAGCACCACCCCGTCGCCGGGGGCGACGTGGGTCACGCCCTCCCCGACGGCGAGGACCGTACCCGCGCCCTCGTGGCCGAGGACGGCGGGGACGGGCACCCGCATGGTGCCGTTGGTGAGGGAGAGGTCGGAGTGACAGACCCCGGCTGCGGTGAGCCGGACCCTGACCTGCCCGGGGCCGGGATCGGGCAGGACGATCTCCCGTATCTCGAGCGGGGCTCCGACGGCGGGCAGGATGGCGGCGCGGACCATGGTCGTCTTCTCCGGATCGGGGCGGCTCGGAACGGTGGGGAACGGTCGAGAACGGACAGTCGGGAACGGACAGGCGGGACGGACAGCCGGAAACGGACGGCCCAGGTGGCCCGGACGGCTCAGAACTGCAGGGATTTGGTCTGGAGGTACTCCGTCAGGCCGTGCGGGCCCAGTTCGCGGCCGACGCCCGACTGCTTGTAGCCGCCGAACGGCGCGAGCACGTTGAAGCGGCCGCCGTTGATGTCCACCTGTCCGGTGTCCATGCGGCGGGCGAAGGCCACGGCCGTCTCCTCGTCCGCGGCCCAGACCGCGCCGCCCAGGCCGTAGACGGTGCCGTTGGCGATGCGCAGGGCGTCCTCCTCGTCCTCGTAGGCCAGGATCGACAGCACGGGGCCGAAGATCTCCTCCTGGGCGATGGTCATGTCGGGGGTGACATCGGCGAACACGGTGGGGGCCACGAAGTACCCCCGCTCGCTGGGTGCGTCGGGACCGCCGGCGACGAGGCGAGCGCCTTCCTCGATGCCCTTGGCGATGAACCCGCGCACGCGCTCGTGCTGCTTGGCGTTGATGACCGGGCCCAGGCGGGTGGCCGGGTCGGTCGGGTCGCCCGCGGGGTAGTTGGCGACGGCGGCGGCCGCGAGCGAGACGGCCTCCTCGTACTGGTCCCGGTGGACGAGCATGCGGGTGAGCGCGTTGCAGCTCTGGCCGGTGTTGTTCATGACATGCCCCACGCCGGTGGCGACGGCCTTGGCGAGGTCCGCCCCCGGCAGGATGACATTGGCCGATTTTCCGCCCAGCTCGAGGGCGACCCGCTTGATGGCGGCGCCGGCGGTGGCACCGATCTGCCGGCCGACGGCGGTCGAGCCGGTGAAGGAGACGAGGTCGACTCCCTCGTGCGCGGCCAGGGCCTGCCCGGCGACCGGACCGGTACCGGTCACCAGGTTGAAGACTCCGGCTGGGATCCCCGCCTCGTGCACGGCTTCGGCGAAGAGCTGTGCGGTCAGCGGGGTGTCCTCGGCCGGCTTGAGGACGAGGGTGCAGCCGGCGGCGAGAGCGGGCGCCACCTTCGCAACGACCTGGTGCAGGGGATAGTTCCAGGGCGTGATGGCCCCGACCACACCGACCGGCTCCAGCAGCACGGTGGAGTTCCCCAGCCGCTCCTCGAAGGAGTACGAGGCCCCCAGTTCGGCGTACGAGGAGGCCACCGCGAGCGGCGCCCCGACGTGGACCATCTCCGAGAAGCCGAGCGGGGAGCCGAGCTCCGCGGTGATGGTCTCGGCGATCTCGCCCTTGCGGGCCGCGAGGGCGTCGCGGAGGGCGCCGATCAGCGCCGCCCGCTCGGCCGGAGCCGTGGCCGCCCAGCCGGGGAAGGCCGCGCGGGCCGCCCGTAC is part of the Streptomyces subrutilus genome and encodes:
- a CDS encoding Zn-dependent alcohol dehydrogenase is translated as MVRAAILPAVGAPLEIREIVLPDPGPGQVRVRLTAAGVCHSDLSLTNGTMRVPVPAVLGHEGAGTVLAVGEGVTHVAPGDGVVLNWAPSCGQCHHCSIGEVWLCAQALTGVGAVYAHDEQGTELHPGLNVAAFAEETVVAANCVLPAPAGIPLAEAALLGCAVLTGYGAVHHSAQVRPGESVAVFGVGGVGLAALQAARIAQAGPIVAVDVSPAKEELARAAGATEFVLASDATAKQIRALTGGQGADVAVECVGRAQTIRAAWESTRRGGRTTVVGIGGKDQQVTFNALEIFHFARTLTGCVYGNSDPARDLPVIAGHVREGRLDLGALVTDRITLDGIPAAFDAMLAGKGGRSLVVF
- a CDS encoding aldehyde dehydrogenase family protein; this translates as MKAHDGMYIGGAWRPAAGRDRIEVVNPADETVIAAVPAGTAEDVDAAVRAARAAFPGWAATAPAERAALIGALRDALAARKGEIAETITAELGSPLGFSEMVHVGAPLAVASSYAELGASYSFEERLGNSTVLLEPVGVVGAITPWNYPLHQVVAKVAPALAAGCTLVLKPAEDTPLTAQLFAEAVHEAGIPAGVFNLVTGTGPVAGQALAAHEGVDLVSFTGSTAVGRQIGATAGAAIKRVALELGGKSANVILPGADLAKAVATGVGHVMNNTGQSCNALTRMLVHRDQYEEAVSLAAAAVANYPAGDPTDPATRLGPVINAKQHERVRGFIAKGIEEGARLVAGGPDAPSERGYFVAPTVFADVTPDMTIAQEEIFGPVLSILAYEDEEDALRIANGTVYGLGGAVWAADEETAVAFARRMDTGQVDINGGRFNVLAPFGGYKQSGVGRELGPHGLTEYLQTKSLQF